In the genome of Populus nigra chromosome 19, ddPopNigr1.1, whole genome shotgun sequence, the window ATTTAACGAAATCAAACAATCAGCCCTCCATAAATGACGCTTAAATACAAGGAAATTAATGACTTCAATATGAGCCCAGTTAATTGGCATCCACGACCCTtcattattcttttgttttttgcccTATATTAATCAcgcaaatattatattttttttaatcatgcacGTAAGATATTAGATTAATGAGAGAAAATACCTTGGCTCGGTACCAGCTACAAGATTATTAAAGGATATAATCATAGATTACATGTTTCATGCTCGGGTCTGCACTGAGCTTCACTGATAACTAACGAAGATCACTGTGCCCATGAACTTCGAAAATTTTATCTGCACCAGCTCAGACACTTTCTTAGGATCTGATTTGCCAGGAGCAATGCACAAGCTGGACCACTACTTGACGGCTCAAGAGCATGTATATAATGCTTTTCAGAGTGGTGTAGCTAAATTAATAAAGGAAGGAGTGTGTTTGGTTATAATTCGagcattataaattttaaaattattaaaaatttatatgattattaaagttaaaatattaaaaaatttattaaaatatgtatAAGTTAAACTGGACactcagaattttttttttaaaaaaagagcataTAAGTAATGCCATGCGCATGCTGTAGTTAGTGACATATAATTCCAGGGACTGACCTAATCATTCACTTGTATACAAAAAAAGGCGATAACTGAGGAATTTAATCCCCACTCCCATCAAGTAAGACAAaactaaggaaaaaaatatagatatacgGGGGTGATGGATTAagatttattagtatttttacaatttaaagaCATCCACTATAAGTTTGAGAAAGAAGTAGAAGAATCTTTGCTTCTagataccaaaaataaaaaataaaaaatctcaaaagtGTGATTTGTGCTTGTGAAATTATGAATTGATGGAGTCATTATAATCTATCTTGCTTGTCGCATCGAGAAGTTGATGTCATGTCTTGTTTGCTGTGGTTTTTAAGGAAAGttttgaagaagatgaaagggataaaggataataataataataattaaaaaaatgaaattctttttattccAAACACTTGAATTCGACTTATCTCTATTAATTGATTCCAGCAACCTTAGCTATTTTATAAGATTCATATATACATgtgctcttttatttatttatttatttatttatttgaagttaATTAAACTGTGACTAGGATCTCATATTGATAGAGGACATGACAGCAAATTCCAGGCCAAGTCAACTTGGTAAAAAAGATAAGATGGCAAATTAAGATACTATATGCTCATAATATCTAGctttaaaattactaatttaaagaGTGGAAGTACATGTGTCAACTTGGGTGTTGTTTTAAACTGTggtttaacctttttttatttttaaataattttgatgtatagatatttgtaagaaaatatattaactttttatattttcaaataaaaaatatttttttaaaaatctctaTTTCTATCCTCAGCAAAATTAAGATACTTACAGAGCACTTTCAGAAATCAGAAGTGTAATGGGATGACCTTTGATACAACAACATAGTTTATTACAGGTAACATTAATGTTGAAATGTACACCTGCACCCAGTTCATTGAATATTCTTGGTGTGACTCTGCCAAATTCCTTCATGACAAAACGATGGCAGGAACAAGAAAACGAAAGAAACATTGTTTCCTCCATTGGATGAAACTGCAGAGGTGGTTTTATTCTAAAAATGGCAGAACTCAAAAGCGGTAATTTATTGACCAATATAATCCTGACATGCCTCTTGCGGAGGTTAAAGCTCTCATGAGAAAGATGATTATCTCTTCTTGTCGGCAGAGTCTAATTGGGTTTTAAGTAAAATGACTCATATGCAGCctaaaatatgaaaatggaACAGAAAATTGAGGAAAAACTCAAAATCCCAACTGAGTCCcgaaagcatttttttttaatctcaattgAGTCCCTTAGTTTTGTTGAATTCTTAGTTTCAAACACTATATATAGAAATAGATTCGTTTTTATGCATAAATGTACACTTATTTGAATGGATGGAATTGAGGATTCTCTAAGCCTATGAAGACCCAATTGAGATCGAAAACAGGTTTAGAGACTCAACTgagaattttataaatatagttaGGGATTTATTTGGGATTTTCCAAAAATggaaactaaaactaaaagtcCTGGCCCATGCAGGTTTCGAACCTGCGACCTTCGCGTTATTAGCACGACGCTCTAACCAACTGAGCTAATAGGCCACCTTGTATTTGGAGGAGATTATTTgctatttttactatttttatttcctattgtcttctctctctctctagaaatGGACTACAAATGGAGAGCATAAAATTATTGTATTTGTAtccatactctctctctctctctctctattttattCAGTAATATGTCCTTGTAAAGTAAAAGATAACTGCGTGAAATAGAGCGAGTGGGATTATCATAACAAAATactgagagagggagagaatgcATCCCTCAAATTCTTTATTCAGACAGTTTACATAGGAATAAAGGGAACTGAAACAACACTTCTACCTAAAATGGCATTCAAGAAAAACACTGCAATCATGCCACAGTATTTTTCACATGACAATGCCATGCTACACTATACACCTCAAATTATTAAGAAACATGGTGATGCCTGAAAAGAGTAAATCAGACTAAAGATTCTACAAAAACCAATTTCTTGCTTCTTCAAAACTACAAAATATAAGAGCAAAAAAGTAGTGACCGATTGGTAAAAAGGGGGAAAAAATGCACATTATTCCATCATTGAGCTGGTCAGAGCTGAAGTACTCAATGGCTTGCCTCGACCCACAGTGAAACCTTTGGTCCCATCAGGCATTCTTGGACTCTTGGAAGCATGTTTAGCAGATGCTTCACGTTGAGGGATGCTGGCACATTTTACAGGAGCAAGCAGACCTCTGCTACAATTGATTTGACCACGGCCTTTGCCCTTGCCATGGCCTTTTGCCGCCCATGCCTTCTTTGATGCTCCTGAACTATCTTCAGCCTTAGGAAAAAAGTTTATAAGGCGTTAATATTTaacattgttattgttattcaaTTAGACAACTGGTATGGCTAGGAAAATGGTAGATCAATTCTATGATCCTGGCAGACTGAGGATTTAAGATATGTATGCTTACACATAGATGCCAAGATAAGACTGATTAGACAAGAGAAGTTACTCACATGACTCTCTGTGACGGATTCTGAATTGTTTGGTTTGAAGCTGGTATCTACAGTTGATTCATAATGAGGTGAATCTTCCTCGTCCCAAATATCAAATTCGGACCTTCTGCCCCTGGGGAGAACAGATTTTGGCTGCAATTTTTTTTGGACAAATAGTAAGCTGCAGTCTTTTGTTGAGCAGAAGATGGTGCAAGTAATAGCTTAGTTTATGCATACCGAGCATCGAAGCAGCAACCTTACTCTAAGGCCTTTCCTCCAGTTcctttcatcattcaacttttcAGCCTGTTGAACTTAGTAGAAGCTTTCAATTTCATTGCATAAATAAGAGAGATTTAAAACCAGATTTACATAATATGCATTAACATACCGCTTTCTCAGCTATTTTTCGGGTTTCAAGTTCCACAAGTGCGTGCAGCTAGAGAatattaaaggaaaaggaatcgtgaaaattttccttttaaCACTATCCTGGTTCGCAAAGAAAATGTGTCAATTCATGTTTAATACCTTATTGGTTACAAAGAAGTCATTTTTAGCCCCGGAAGAATTGGATTCATGAGGATGGCATATTCTGATGGTTTTCACACTGTTTACAATGGCAGTTGTTAACACACAGTCATAAACTTGATGTTTTCTAGAGTAATAGAAACAGAAATGTTAGCGTCCAACTCATAGACTTGACCTTCCAACCACGCTGAAAATCTTCTGGACATTTTGATGAGAATGATCTTCTGGCAAATTCTCCACAACAACAATACGAGACTGCAGGAAGAAAAAACAACGTATTGCATCAAGCAAAACTGTGTAAAAAATACTTTCGGATCATGTGTCCAACAGAGAGAGTCTGCGCTGATTTACCTGCAATTCTTCTCTATCTTTATCAGTGAAAGGGATTTTACGTTTGACCTTCTTGCCATCTTCAGTCAGGGACTTTAGAGCATCAAggtaaaaacaaagagagatgaACCCTCTAGATTTAACAATTCAACTCTtttgataattacaaaaaaataatgaggcaATTTAAGCGAAAGGACTTACAAGTTTTGATGAAGACTTGAGTGCTTGAGCAAGCGAATCGTTATCGATAACAAGGGACCGCATTTTCTTAGTTGAAGCAATAACAGATATTGGCACTGCAATGCAACCGAAACATATGATTAGAAATTCGAGCTACCACTGCAGAAAAATACAGGTCCATAGAGAATACTTCAATGATCCTTACCATAGCCTTCAGGATCTTTATTAATGTGTTTCGACATCGATTCGTTAGCAAGAAGACTCATGTCACTGAATTGGTACTCCACCTATTTCAGACCCAAACAGTTCTCAGATTCTTAGAGCATTTCAAAACTGGGACTCGTTATGAATAGAACATATGATGTTCAACGTAATTGCATAATGACTCTAGTGCCAAAAACATGACACGTTGTTAATGAATGAATTTCAAAACAGCAGACCAGATGAAGGGAAGAAATCGGCATTGACATAACAGAAGAAATAAACAGCTTAACGAAGATTATTAGAAGCCAAGCAAGATTTTTGGCATGCCAAGGTTTTACAAagcttttaaaaatactttgttttgttatgtcactatttcaagaaataaaaaacttaacagCACCAAATCATGTGATTGTCTAATGAACATAATTAAACATGAACCCCCAATACAAGAATAACGAGAGATCAAATCGAGAACCAACAGAAAGTAGGACAGAAAATGAGATTTCAACGGAAGAAAGGAACCTGTTTGATGATCTTTTTTTGAAGATCGTCAGTGAGAACATCGCTATTCTTGGTGGGGCCATTAGGCATTGCAGCAAGATTTGGATTATTAGAGATCAAATAGGCAGCATGGTCTTGGTTCCCAACAAAGAACCAGTCAGACCCTCCAGCAGCAGTGGCACCAAGATAATTAaagtaaggataaaaataaccTGATATAGGCATTTGGGTTGCAGTGGAATGTGATCTTGGCAAAAACTCAGGTGCCTGTGCGTTGAATTTAAAGGACACGGGACCCCTATCATTTTTGGGTCTGgttgtttctttcatttctttttctttagacATTTCTTCTTCAGGTTGTGCCTGTGCCAtcactatttattttcttttcctctctagcaaacaattttttttccctgattTTGTATGGTAGTTTGTGTTCTCTCTCACTTGCTCCTGAAGTTGAGCAACTGTAATGTCGTGATATTGAATCCACATTTAGCGCCCAAGCAGAGGTATTTGTGCTCCATACGTGCGTGTTGCTAATTTTCTTATTACACTTACCCGTTGCTTCAGGGTTTGACCAGAATTTTTTGAGGCTCGTGAGTTTGCTCATCTGAGAAATTACCACATGGATCATTCTTACCActgctctccctctctctcctaaCATTTTCCTAAAACACTGCTTCTGTGTGATACATTTTTGTTGTCGTTGCACAATTCGGCCCATGATTATCCACAAGGGTAAAGGTCCAGGCCCAAAACGATGCGCTATCCAGCGTTTTCGGTTATCTAGAATTGGCGTTGGGGCTTAAGGCCCGGCCTAAAATATTTGGATAAGCGTCCCGTTTACCTTCCATTGTGTTGGATCAAGTGGTGAGCTTCCAGTGTTATCATCCCAGTTAGAAATtcaaatataacaataaaaaatataataatatctgtGAATGCAATTTAGATTTGAATCATCTATTTAAGATTTAAtggaatataaatatttattattaggtGTTTagtttcaacttatttttttattaaaatttgattttttttctttaaattaatttttcttaatgtttttaaatagttatcaaaaataaattttaaaacttaaaaaatattattttaatatattttcaaacaaaaaactttCACAAGCACCCTTACAGTTATAAACTGGTCTCCAGACAGCTTCTTGCTTGGTCAATTGTTAAAAACCCTAGACATAAATTcctttattaaaacaataagtaGCTGGTTAACCTTTCTGCTTGATACTTTTTATCTGGGGGGCTTGCCCCTTTTGACAGCTTTCTCCATTTTTTAAGTTTCCTAATTATACCACACCTATCAAGAATCATCATCATCTCTGCCTGGTCTTTGAAGGAAATCTTCGACAGGGAATGGTTATTATTTTATAggaacaattatatatatataaatattgattaatCTTTTAGCTATCATGTGGGCAGCTAATGTTCGTAGCCACCGCATACATTCTTCCATTCTATATCGTCTaatttataaaagaagaaaCGGGATAGTCCTTTGATTTGAAGAATCTGatgtataaaaacaaaataaagtaagTTTGTTAACCTTATTAGGGTGAGAATTTAATGAGTGGTTCCATCATTTTCCCTCGCTTCTTCCACCAAACAATTTATACTTACTGAAGGTAGACCAATCTCTGTGGGCTCCTTCATTATATCTGGTCTATGAGATTCtctctattattttgtttctgAGAGTGACTCTTTTGTCATGGACCCAGATCAGCCTTGCAATTGATTGTGCTTTCCCCCCTCTcactcaagaaaataaaaaaagtgggAAACTGGGTTAGGTGAAAGGATAAAATCTAGGGTTTTTAACAATTGACCGAGCAAGAAGCTGTTTGGAGACCACATGATTCAGTCAAGCTGCTACAAAATCATACATACTGATAAGATTGATTATAGCTTCTAGAGCTTAAACTTGCTTGTCTAATGATAAATATTTCccagaatagtttttttttttttttttttgagttaatgAATAGAGAAAGAACAGCCTAAATACGCtcgattttttttccctgtattTACCAGAGGCGTGATCCGCAATTAGGCCTAGAGTCATTATCAATGGTGGCCAAATCTCTTGCTTCCCAAACAGACCTTGTACAGTGTGCATAGCGAAAATGAGTGCGTTGGTGAACTAAAACTGGAAGAATAATGTCAACTGCTTGCTTGTCAATCTTATCTTTTTCCTTGAACAAGAATCCTGATTCCAAAATAATTGAGTGTCCTGGACATAATCACAAGAAAGTAAAGGAATAGAAACCTATAATATTCTCACTAAGATAAGTATTGATCTTGTCTTGTCATCATGTACAGCCAAAACAGCATCAACAAAAGCAATTTTAGCATACATTGAAACAATAATTTCTTTGAGGCATGTTGAGGTTCATCTCGGTCAATATAATAATGGCTATGGAGAACAGAATAATTCCCAACATATCATCCTAACAAATACAAGTAACACACCAGGCATCTCAAAAAAGCAAAGGTTAGCTTAGTGAGTGACCAGATATTAATATGGCCGGGCCGGCAGAGAACGTAAGGTGAAGAAGCTGACACCCTTTCCTTGtgtataacaaaataaatctcatTTTTGGTTCTGCCCTTCTTGCAGGGCATCCTGGTTCTGCTATTTTTTTCTGGAAGAAGGGAAGCTAGAACGGAAAAGGAGGGGGGGGATGCCTCCAGTGATATCCTCTTCCAAACAGGGAAAAACAGTTCCGAGTTAATGTGCCTGAGGTTGATAAGACCTTCGAAAATTCTCTGTCAAGCTTTATAAAAACCCAGAGGAACTATCAACGTTGAAAATGAAATATTCCTGACTTCCTGCTCAAGTACCTCAGGGGACAGGCAAAAATTACAGAAGACCCGGAATCCAACGATTATTCTGGGTGAACATTTTTGGCTGCATTACTTCTAGATTTATTTTACTTCACCTGGACTTTCAGGCAACCAGATTGAGGATCTATTATGGTTTTCCACATGAGAGTTCTACCTTCAAGATTTTCTAACAATAGAGAGAGAGTACATAACATAGACATCGATAGGTCAACGAGAAGCAGGTCCATTTCCATTGAATGAAGTTCAAAGTGGACAGTAGCATGTGATAATTCCACCTAAGATTCAAATCTAGCTAGCAAAAAGAAACTGTGGAACGATAATCTCTAGCAATATTTATTCCAAAACCTCATATTTGCTGGAAAAGCTTAAGCAAACACAAGTTCTAAACAATGATATTGGGAAACATCGATGATATGAAAAAGGTCTTGTCTATTCCATGAACACAAAGGGTGTCTTAGAACTTTATACGAATTCCGACTGGATACAGAAACTCAATTTAAAGACAGAAAGAAAgctactcctgcaaaaattaaCAGCCTCACTCATTCTCAAGAACCCttcatttaaatttgtaatcttTCTAGTATTAtttctataattatataatCCTCCCATGTATACTTTATCTGCAAAATTCATGGTGGAAAAACTCTATACATCATCTTTTCCTGATCTGTGAGTATGACTTTTCCAGCTGTAGCCCTCAGATTTTGCATCTTCATCATCCTCCATGCTATCACCTCCTGTAGTGGAGGTCCCTCCGGTGTTTACAGCTAGCTGAAGAGGACCTTGGGGGGAGCCAGACTGGGAACTGGTAGCCTTTGAGGAGTCACCATACTGATCTTGGGTCATCCACAAACCCCCCAAAACAACAACAGATTGGTTTGCAGGGGCAGCAGCTGTAGCTGGTGTCACTCTTCTTGTATGAAGTCGGTATTTCTGCAATGCCAAGAAAGTTCCATGAGAACTGAGAAAACTTCATATGACTCTTTCAATGagatgaaggaaaagaaaatcgaTTCAATTCATAaagcattttcttttcttttattcgtGCTTCTATAAATCATACACCATGGGAAGGAGACAGAATTGAAAACTCACTTGCAAATGACTCTTCACTTCATCATTAGTCAAGCCATCAACTTGCATAAGTTCTCTAATCTGCTTTGGAGTAGCGGCTGCAGAATGTccaacaaattcaaattaaatgctTAAGAAAAATGGATCAATGAGCAAAAACGCTATgcaataaatgaaattttctaatttcaacTTCCAATAGATAAATCAAGTTCACACATTTTGTGATCTCTCGTCCCCATCCCCATGTTTCTAGACAAAATTATGACTGCACCCAAAATTCTTATCCATGATTTTCATCTTTCAAGCCAAGCATATACTATCACTTCACATTCCATCTATCATTCTTCATCCAACAATATACATAATCCCACACTAACAAGATTCTCAAACCAAAAGACCTATATTCAAATCTACCATAATATACTAACCTTGAGAACCTCCAAGTTGCTGTAAAGCATTGACAAACCGGCGGTGCAGCTCTGGTGACCAGCATCTCCTCTGCTTCCTAGCAGTCTGCTGCTGGGAATGAGGTCCATTTCGTAAATTTGATTCTGAATTAGGGCCAGAAATAGTGGAAACTGATCTACTACAGCTGCTTCTTGAACCTGTCGAGTTGGATTCCTCTTTTAAGCTCTTAATCCCAGgagttgaaagagaaagagaaggaactGGCAATTTCTCCTCCTTGCTTGATAAACCAGAGCAGGCTTTAAATGGCATAAACGTTCGTGCTGCAGTCCTGCCTATACAAGCCTGGAATGCATCCTCGTTTCCATACTGATTTCCTTTCTTATTtgtctaaagaaaaaaaaaacacaaaaacaaaaacatacaaaaaaatcaattccaacttttttctcttcttttaagACTCCAGTTAGAAACGAATCACATGAACTTCAATCGTGGTTATTATTGTTATACCTTAGATTCTAAtttgagattttgttttggatcaaaCAAGTAATCAGTAGAGGGATGGTGATCATCAGCATTCCATAATTGAACAGAACTCATCCAGTTTTTCTTGTCTTTAGAGTCTTTCTCCTCAATTAAACCATCATTTTCATGatgatcatcaatatttttcttcaatggaATGAATTCTTCTAATACTGGTTGTTGAGTTTTTGACGCTCCACGTTGCATTAGCTCCTCCCTCAAAACTTGAATTGctgcaacaagaaaaaataacagtaaGAAAAATGAGCAtcccataaataaataaataaccatcggtcaaaaatcatgaaaaaccaAAGacattttgagattttttccaTAGATAAAACTCTTGAAACCGAAAATCCAAAGCACCCCATTAATCAAAacccacaacaaaaaaaacccatcaaatccATTAAAACATGTTTCAAAAAGCTAACAGAACAAATCAGAAACGTTTAAAAAAATTGCCCAAACCAACCATCATTCAAAAGGAGCATGCAAAGAGGTAACTCTCGTTTAAAAGCATCGatctttctcttttcctcttctaAATCTTGAATAAAACCATCCACTTTCAAAACCTTCACAGCAGAATCACCGATCACCGAAACCTCCTTGAGAAAATCGGCTATCGTTTTAGGCAAAAAAGGCAATGTTTTTGCTGTTGAAGGCCTGGCAAAATCCAAGCTCAATTCGGGTGAAAGCGAACccattttttctctaaaaaaaagattaaaacttgATGATGATGTTTTGATAAATCTCCGAAACTAATAAGAGAAGGAGGAGAGATGGAGAGATCTGcaaatatatagagagagagagggggggggggagaagAAGAAGTGTTGTTGTCTTGGATTCTGAAGGGTTATTTTGTCAAATACAGAGAGAAGActagaagaaatgaaaagaaaacccCAAAGATTCTGTTTGTGCGTTTTTTGTGTTTAGCATTTTAAATTCACTCTCGTTTCTCCgcatattttatctatttatcttattttatttatttctaaaactattttacCTCCCCCAAACTCCCCATTTTATTTGGTCCCCCAATTTTTCCATTTAATCCACTTTAGCTCTATCACTTTATCTGATGTTTCGGTGGAAGAACCCAGTGGTTGAGAAGATCAAGGAATTGAGGGGTACAGATACCAAGATTGATAGTAAAGGGACCAGATAAATAATACAAACCCCCTAAAGCCCTTTCTTTTTCTCAGGacttttaatgaatttagacCTGTTAATTACTTAATTGCCTTTCATTTCATTCACTAATCAAACAGTTGATCATGTTTAAGCAAGCATGTTTTGTGATAGATTCTCTGTtaatttgccttttcttttggctTAAGTTATCAAGATCTGGACAGGGAATGGTTAATTATATAATACATcgaacataatattttttttaaagaaaagaaaggaaattacagcaagtttattattttgtaaccAACTGATTTATTCTTACTAAAATAGTCATGTCAAAGAGGCTGGTTCTTCTCCTCCACGGCAAAATCACGTGCTCTGGTATGagttcttatcttgtttttcCGTTTCCTTTCTTAGAAAAATAACCGCAATATCTCTcttcatttcaaaattatatactGCAAAACATTGcttatctaaaatttatttatttttcacttaaaattaaattttataatgtttatcATCTTAgtgtactgatattaaaatttatttattttaatatatttttaaataaaaaacactttaaaatacaataattaccgag includes:
- the LOC133679190 gene encoding la-related protein 6C-like yields the protein MAQAQPEEEMSKEKEMKETTRPKNDRGPVSFKFNAQAPEFLPRSHSTATQMPISGYFYPYFNYLGATAAGGSDWFFVGNQDHAAYLISNNPNLAAMPNGPTKNSDVLTDDLQKKIIKQVEYQFSDMSLLANESMSKHINKDPEGYVPISVIASTKKMRSLVIDNDSLAQALKSSSKLSLTEDGKKVKRKIPFTDKDREELQSRIVVVENLPEDHSHQNVQKIFSVVGSVKTIRICHPHESNSSGAKNDFFVTNKLHALVELETRKIAEKAAEKLNDERNWRKGLRVRLLLRCSPKSVLPRGRRSEFDIWDEEDSPHYESTVDTSFKPNNSESVTESHAEDSSGASKKAWAAKGHGKGKGRGQINCSRGLLAPVKCASIPQREASAKHASKSPRMPDGTKGFTVGRGKPLSTSALTSSMME
- the LOC133680463 gene encoding transcription factor HHO2-like; translated protein: MGSLSPELSLDFARPSTAKTLPFLPKTIADFLKEVSVIGDSAVKVLKVDGFIQDLEEEKRKIDAFKRELPLCMLLLNDAIQVLREELMQRGASKTQQPVLEEFIPLKKNIDDHHENDGLIEEKDSKDKKNWMSSVQLWNADDHHPSTDYLFDPKQNLKLESKTNKKGNQYGNEDAFQACIGRTAARTFMPFKACSGLSSKEEKLPVPSLSLSTPGIKSLKEESNSTGSRSSCSRSVSTISGPNSESNLRNGPHSQQQTARKQRRCWSPELHRRFVNALQQLGGSQAATPKQIRELMQVDGLTNDEVKSHLQKYRLHTRRVTPATAAAPANQSVVVLGGLWMTQDQYGDSSKATSSQSGSPQGPLQLAVNTGGTSTTGGDSMEDDEDAKSEGYSWKSHTHRSGKDDV